One region of Lampris incognitus isolate fLamInc1 chromosome 4, fLamInc1.hap2, whole genome shotgun sequence genomic DNA includes:
- the LOC130111964 gene encoding uncharacterized protein LOC130111964, which produces MAVTHPDAEALEVETRGQSTSKTWHRVRAQRLTSSDFKSIVSRVADFETLAARMQRPKRTVQTQAMMRGIELEPVAAIQYEEVTGHSVSTCGFAINPNAPHLGASPDRKVADDSGQLQGLLEIKCPDVDSFVECKYLSLRPDGSFALKHCHGYYNQMMGQMGITGMMWCDFFVKCRDDYHLERIYFDAEEWENMKTKLDLFFVEYFLPLLCQ; this is translated from the exons ATGGCTGTCACCCACCCTGATGCTGAGGCACTGGAGGTCGAGACAAGGGGGCAGAGCACAAGTAAGACCTGGCACCGTGTCCGCGCCCAGCGTCTGACATCATCAGACTTCAAGAGCATAGTCTCAAG GGTGGCAGACTTCGAGACTCTGGCAGCCAGAATGCAGAGACCGAAGAGGACTGTGCAGACACAGGCCATGATGAGAGGAATTGAGTTGGAGCCCGTTGCAGCTATACAGTATGAGGAAGTAACTGGACACTCGGTCTCCACTTGCGGTTTCGCCATCAACCCCAACGCCCCACATTTGGGTGCCTCCCCTGACCGAAAGGTGGCGGATGACTCCGGTCAGCTTCAGGGACTGCTGGAAAtcaagtgtcctgatgtggacagctttgtggagtgcaagtacctttctctaagaccagatggatcttttgctctcaaacactgccatggctactacaatcagatgatgggacaaatgggaatcacagggatgatgtggtgtgacttttttgtgaagtgccgagatgactaccacctggagcgaatctactttgatgcggaggaatgggagaatatgaaaactaagctggatcttttctttgtcgagtactttctgcctctcctgtgccagtga